In Streptomyces nojiriensis, the sequence GGACTGGACCTCCCCGGCCCTCGGCGAGAAGGGCGGCTTCTCCTCCACCGTCTGCGGCGACGCCTGCGTCTACGACCCGGTCAAGGCCAAGAAGCTCATCACGGACGCCGGCGGGCTCCCCGGCGGCAAGGTCACGCTGACCTCCAACGTGGACACCGGCTCGCACCGCGACTGGATGGACGCCGTCTGCAACAGCATCAACAACGCGCTGGGCGAGGGCCCGGTCTGCACGGTCAACCCGATCGGCACCTTCGCCGACTTCCGCAACCAGCAGAGCAGCTTCAAGCTCACCGGCCCCTTCCGCTCCGGCTGGCAGGCCGACTACCCCCTGATCCAGAACTTCCTCCAGCCCCTCTACTACACCGGGGCCTCCTCCAACTACGGGAAGTTCAGCAACGCGGACTTCGACAAGCTCGTCGACGAGGCCAACCAGGAGAGCGACCAGGCCAAGGCCGTCGCGAAGTTCCAGGACTCCGAGAAGATCCTCGCCGCGCAGATGCCGGCCATCCCCCTCTGGTACCAGAACGGCAGCGCGGGCTACGCCGAGCGGCTCTCGGACGTGGCGCTCAACCAGTTCAGCGTCCCCGTGTACGACCAGATCAAGGTCGGCTGACCCGCGTTTCGGATCGATCCTGGAGCAGTCCATGGGACGTTATGTGATCCGGCGGCTGCTCCAGATGATCCCGGTGTTCATCGGCAGCACGTTCCTGATCTTCTTCATGGTGTACGCGCTCGGTGACCCGGTCGCGGCCCTCTTCGGCGACAAGGCGCCCGACCCGGCCACCGCCGCGCGCATCCGCAAGGACCTCTACCTCGACCGCCCCCTGTGGGAGCAGTACGTCCACTACATGGGCCAGATCTTCCAGGGCGACTTCGGCACGGCCTTCAACGGCCAGCCGGTCACCGAGCTGATGGCCTCGGCCTTCCCCGTCACCCTGCGCCTGACCCTGGTCGCGATCTTCTTCGAGATCGTCATCGGCATCACCCTGGGCGTGATCAGCGGCCTGCGCCGCGGCAAGTCCGTGGACACCTCCGTGCTGGTCCTCACCCTCGTCGTCATCTCCGTACCGACGTTCGTGACGGGCTATCTGCTCCAGTACCTCTTCGGCGTCAAATGGGGCTGGGTGCGGCCCACCGTCTCCCCGGACGCCCCCCTCAACGAGCTGATCCTGCCCGGCATCGTGCTCGCGCTGGTCTCCCTCGCCTACGTCACCCGGCTCTCGCGCACCTCCATCGCCGAGAACGTCAAGGCCGACTACGTGCGCACCGCCGTCGCCAAGGGCCTGCCGCGCCGCCGGGTCGTCACCCGCCACCTGCTGCGCAATTCGCTCATCCCCGTCGTCACCTTCATCGGCACCGACATCGGCGCCCTGATGGGCGGCGCCATCGTCACCGAGCGGATCTTCAACATCCACGGCGTCGGATACCAGCTCTACCAGGGGATCCTGCGCAACAACTCCCCGACGGTGGTCGGCTTCGTGACCATCCTCGTCATCGTCTTCCTGCTGGCGAACCTGCTCGTCGACCTGCTCTACGCGGTCCTGGACCCGAGGATCCGTTATGCCTGAGCGCAGCGAGCCCGTCTACGACCCACTGGAACCCGGAGAGGGGGAGGCCATCGCACCCACCGGCCAGGGCGGGCCCATGGATCTGGCGCTGGACGAGGCGGAGAGCCTGGAGAAGACCTTGGGCGACGCGTCCTCCGGGCCGGGCCCGCAGGACAAGCCCCGCTCACTGTGGTCCGACGCCTGGCACCAGCTGCGCCGCAACCCCGTCTTCATCATCTCCTCGCTGATGATCCTC encodes:
- a CDS encoding ABC transporter permease — encoded protein: MGRYVIRRLLQMIPVFIGSTFLIFFMVYALGDPVAALFGDKAPDPATAARIRKDLYLDRPLWEQYVHYMGQIFQGDFGTAFNGQPVTELMASAFPVTLRLTLVAIFFEIVIGITLGVISGLRRGKSVDTSVLVLTLVVISVPTFVTGYLLQYLFGVKWGWVRPTVSPDAPLNELILPGIVLALVSLAYVTRLSRTSIAENVKADYVRTAVAKGLPRRRVVTRHLLRNSLIPVVTFIGTDIGALMGGAIVTERIFNIHGVGYQLYQGILRNNSPTVVGFVTILVIVFLLANLLVDLLYAVLDPRIRYA